The genomic stretch cctACTCAACCTCTTAGTGCTCTACCAAGCAGATTcatgaagaggccaaagtctacTCTCTGGAACTCCAGGGTAGCGGGTTTGCTGCACTCCCTCCTCACTGCACTAAGGATTTCAAACTCCACCATTTCATGGTCACAGATCTTGACTTTAAAAAGCGTGAATTCCCATAAGTGTTCTGTTTCTGGTGAATAGTGTGGGTTAGAATAGCACCAGTGTTTGTGGGCCTCGAGTCAGTATCAAGGCCAGCTACCTAGACATCATTCACAAAATCATATGTGGTATGCTACCCACGCCGGTGCtgttaaaacagaaattgaagtCTCAAGAACAACTGTATTTGAGCAGAAATTTTAGCTGGAAGTTGAGGCATATTTTGcttccttgcttttattttgcaggcAAATACTGAAAAGCCATCCCTAAGCAGGTCAGAACAAGCAGGGCGAAATGCTCTATTGTCTGATATTACCAAAGGAAAGAAGCTAAAGAAGACTGTTACTAACGACAGGAGTGCTCCGATTCTAGACAGTAAGTATGATTCTGCATGTTGGAGTTTCTCTCTGCATGAATGGGTCTACGTATCTGAATGCACAAAATCGTTTTATATATCATCAGATAAACTGCCATAAGAGAAGTACAAAATGCCAGAAGTTGGCATGCATAAATATAAACTCTGTTCATCATGGACTAGGTCAGTTGAGAAATCAAATACTGCTTATGAATTGTGATTGTTAATTCGTTTGCTTACTCCCATAAAAGcagttctttttcttgcttaaaTCACAAAACTATGCAAACCCTACCAAGAGctctgctgaggagctgcagcagagcaggcagacAAAACCCCTGTCAGGACTGAGGAGAGCACAGAGAATACAGTGTAATTTCAGACTCTACTTTTGCATAAAGAGCATAAAAATGAAGGCACACTGGCATGACACTGATGGCTTGTTTATGGCCCCAGCACCattcaaagcaaaaccagagccAGGAGCCAGAGCCCCACCTGTGTGTCACTGGGCTGCACTGCCGCAGTTGTGCCGCTCCTGGGGTGACTCAGGGACAGATGCAGGGATCTTTTTGGCTGAGCCTTGTTGCTCAGCCTGCTCCGTGGTGCTGTGGCACAAGGCAACAGCTCCACTTACGGAGGGCCTGCTACGTCAGAGGAACAGCGTTTATTCCCTAGGGAGAAAAGATGCTTCTACAGACCGATGAGCAAACATGATACAGCCCAGTCCAGGTCTGGCCCCGCAATTAAAGGCTGGACTGTGAcaggaagatgatgaagaaagcaggaaatgcccaaaggagtgtgaccaagtaagaataattaaaaaacatagGTTCAATCCTGCAGTCAGCCAGGTACTTAGTTTTTAAACGTTTGATTATTATCTCTGAAAGCAAAGTACATGTTCTAGCTATTGTAATAAGCTGGAGAAAAGCATCAGGGGGATTAAAGGAGGGGTAAACAGTAAGATAAAAATGATGCAGCCTGTTGTTTACATGAATTAACAAATCGTGATGAAAGACTAAACCACAGTAACAACGTTTCTCCAGAGGTTCACACCCCAAGTGAGTCAGGGCTGAACTGAGCTAACATGcttaaggaaagagaagaatgacGTGAAACATTCTACCCTGAACacattcttcttccttttttctgggTGGGATTATTAGAAGTGCTCTTCATCCATGtgttttaattacattaaagTCAGTGAAATTTTTGCCCACCCAAAGTTGTGGAAATCGAAATGCCAGGAAATTAAGCAATTGATCCTCAGCCGTGTAGTCTGTCATTTGAGAGCTGACTTCCACTGATATCCCAGCCTGTGGGCCTGCTCATTTTGCAGTGGTGCTCTGCATAAGGCTCTTCCCTGCATTTGTAGTAGTAGAAACTCTTCCATTTTACATTTCTCACAGCAGAAATATTGGCTTTAGACAAAaatgggagaggaagggagggcagATCAAGTAATTTCTGCCTATTGGAAAAATGAGTAACTAATGATTCTGTCACTGCACCTCTGGACCTACAGTAAAGTAATCAGAAATGCCACTAGGCTTTAAGTAGGTATGTTGAAACATCATCAATAGTGACAGGGTTCCGCACGTTCCCAGAAGACACCTCCAAGAGCAAGAAAGCTTCTAtcttcccccttccttccaCATTTCCTGTGAGATTGCCCTGTGTCTCGGTTTGCTTATTGAGAAgtagaagggaaggagaagagagcaAAGGTATAAAGAAATGGCAAGCAGCTACAAAGATGCTAACAAAGACAACATGATATTCTCACAGGTCCCATCAATGTCCACTCCTAATTCTCCACAGCgacagtttctctgctttccagtcCAGAGCAGACTAAAGGAAAGTGGTAGCTTAATAAAACACAGTGGCTATGTTTATTGCACCACCTCTTCCATGGTGTAATAGCGGTGGTGGTGGTAGCTATAATGATCCAACCTAAACAAGGACTCATGCGTTTTGAAAGCTTGTCCCAGCTACAGGCATTGCTCTAATGAAATAGATGACTCTGTAGGATCGGTCTCGCTTCTCTGCCTAACGTAGGGATCTTTTTCCCAACAGAACCCAAAGGACCAAGTGGAGGTGGTGGCAGTGGCTTTGGAGGAGGTAGTGGTGGCAGCGGTGGGGGCTTTGGTGGTGGCGGTGGTGGCAGCTTCGGTGCTGGTGGACCGCCTGGCCTTGGAGGCCTTTTCCAAGCAGGAATGCCAAAGCTCAGATCTGCTGCGAGTCGAGATGCTGGTAAGAAAGACCTTGCAGTTCCAATGTGAAAAAGTAGATGTGACATTGTTTAAAGCCTTCATAAATTACCCATAAACCGCAGTAAATTACCTGCTGGGGTTGAAAAAGCCGTCAAATATCTTAGGCTCTTAGGAGATTACATTTTTCAGCTTGAATCTTGTTTTATTGTTAATACTAGGTTTTATAAGGGAGAAGTGAGACTCCTCTTCCCACCCATCCTCCTAGTTATTGATGAAAGCTAAAGATCTCAGCAATGTTGAATTTACCTGCAAAGTCCAGCCAGGCAGACTAGGTCCTGCCCTAGCTGTGGATGTGCAGGACCAGAGATGGGGGGGAGCATAAAAGGATTCCAGGTTAATTCTCCCTTGTGCACCAGGAAAAAGGATCTGCTTTCCAAATGGAAAGTACATCTGCGTCAGCTCCACAACAGCATGATTTGCCATGTAGAGAGTGCATGAGGCATCCCAGCTGGCTGGTACACTGTACTTGGAGGCTTCTCCAGGGCGCGCACTGCGTTCTTCTGGCTGGCAAAACAGCTATGCAAAGCCTCGTGCCCCTTGGAACAAAGGAGACATGGGGCCAGTGAGTTTTGTAAGGTTAAGGGTGTAGGATTTCACACTTGTGGAAGGAGGACTGGGCAGTGGGGATTGTAGGGTGTTACAAACCTTACATATTTTAGactaatgcagtttttcagcATGTGTACAAAACAGGCTCTCAGAGCTGGTACTTTCTATTGTGTCACAGCCTATTTTGGGAACTTGTAGTAATACAAAAGTTCCTGGCATCACAGAACAGAACTTCTTCAACTGCAAAGCTGGTTGCCTTTTTTCCAACTTGCACAAGTACATCCTCGGATAACAGCTACTAGAAAGGGCTGAAAAGAGCCTTTTACTACACTGTTGTTAAATACCATTTAAAAGCTaagatttctttgctttcaggttGATGATATCAAATACTTGTTCTTCACCATGTCTTCTCTCCCTGTATTATCGCTTGCCGTGTGATAGCTGTGTCAGTTGTGCTACCTGGAGGCCGCTTCGGTCTCTCACGAAGCCTTACCAGGATGTAACCTGCTACTGTGGAGTGTTGGTTCCCCAGTGCCACCAAAAGTCTGCTAACTGTTCCTGCGTGCCGCGAAGGCGTGCGTGCACATGCCGGGGCTGACCCCTCACTGCTTGCAGAGCGTTAGGACACAGCCCGTCAGGTAACCCTTGGACCAAGACCCTGTCCGACGTGCGCTGATGCCCTGTCTTGTGTCCGCAGATGCCGGGGGAGCGCGCCCACCCGCCCTGCCGCCCGGCGGCCGCCCCGCAGCCGCCAAGCCCTTCACTCCGCCGAGCGGCCCGCCGCGCTTCCCGGGGCCGCCCTCGGGGCCGCGGACCTCCGCTCCCGAGCCGCAGAGGAGCCGCTTGCCGCCGCCGAGGCCCGACGTCGGCTCCAAGCCCGATGCCGCGCCGCCCCCGGTGCCCAGCACGCCGCGGCCCATCGCCTCCAGCCTGCACAACCGGGGCTCGCCGCCGGTGCCGGGCTTGAGCCGCCAGCCCAGCCTGGGACCCTCGCCCCCGCCGTTCCCGGGCAGCCGGAGCTCGGGGCCGGCCGGGTTCCTCCGGCAGCCCGGCCCGAGCTCGGCGTCCCCCTTCTCCGggcggccgccgctgccgcccACCCCGAGCCGGCCGTCGGAGGACAAgccgcccccgccgccgccgccccccgccgggCACAGGCCGCCCGCCGCCCGGGACGCGGCCCTGCCCGTGCCGCCGCCGCAGAACAGCAAGCCGCCCGTGCCCTCCGCACCCCGGCCCAGCCTCGGCGCCCCGGCGCCCCCTCCGCCCCCCAGCAGGCCGGGGCCGCCCCCCGTCCCGCCCGTCGCCGGCGGCAGCGACGAGATGCCGCGGCTGCCCCAGAGGAACATCTCGCTGGGGTCCTGCCCTGCgcccggcggcggggggggccGCTCCGGACCCCTGCCCCTTCCGCCCAGCGAGAGGCCCCCGCCGCCCGTCAGAGACCCCCCCAGCCGATCAGGTAGGGACGCTGGGGGTGCCGGGCTTGGCGGGGTGGGCGCGAAGGGATGAAGTGACGATGCTTTATGGAAAGGGGGAGGTTTCTGTTTGCCCAGCGTTGGCGGTGCCCCCTGAAGCGTAACCCAAAATCTTCAGCCGCCCTGCCCCGGTGCAGCCCTGCAGGTGCTTCACCCTCTGTGACCCAGGAGCAGCATCGGTTAGCTTCGGCTGGGGCGTCGCTTGTTCGCCACCTACGATTCGCGGAAGTGCCGGAGAAGAGCGATGCGGCGTGTGGCAGCGCCTTCCCCCGTGAGCTGCTGCCATGCACGCACCTGCCTTGCAGGGGAAACGCAAAGTGCTGCTAGGCACAAGGGATCCTGCAGTTGGAAATGAGGGTTTGTGGGCATCACGGTGGCTTAAAGGTAGTCACTGCGCATCACCAGCCTGCTCACGTGTGCCTTTGCACATCGCAGCAACTTTCGTTATAattactgtaattaaaaaaggGTTGCAAACAGGGGATTTCCCCATTAGGTTCTTTGATGCAAAGAGGCTGTTTTATCTAGCTTCTGATAGGTGACAGCATTTGTCTTCCTGAGTCAACTAGTGTGAGTAAATACCATTCTCGTGAATGGAGGTTTGCAGAACCTGACCTTCTGCGTGTTGGCAGACACGAACGCTTACAGCcaaatacaaattattttaataaagggCCTAGCCGACAGCTGTTAAATGGAATGGCAGCTGTTGCAGGGTGACTAACTTGTTACTTACCATGTGCAGATGTCAAATGAGACTATGAATTGTCTCTTCTGGGTTATTTCTTAACATACCTTGTCCTCTGTGACAACTGTTGTCCCTAGCTTTTCAGAACTGTATCATAACTTAGCTCTCTTAATACTTGATAGTTCTCCCGTCGGAAGTGAGAGCATTTAGGCACAAGCAGCCAGGCCCTGTAACATCAGGAAGGGAGAAGCATTGCACAGAAGGCCATCCTGGGAAGCTCCATAGATCTGCCTTTCATTTCAtcctttgcaaataaaaatgcGGAATCATCTCAAAACCTGCCCTCCCAGAGAACAGAGATAAATGTCGTGGGAGTTCCCACACGTGACAGCCATCAGTgttgttttccagctgcttgAACCAGCGCTGGTCCTTTATAGCACAGCACCTACAGCAGCCATGCAGCTACATGGCCCCAAGACCATGCTTTGTGGAGCTGGTTGCCAGCCCAAAGGATGGCACAATGCCAGCCCAGCCTGCAGTaaataaagcagagaaatcTTGTCGCGTTTGACTGGGAGCATGGATCAAAGTTGTAGAGAGTGTCTGTAATTACTCAGACACTTCCAAGAGCTGCTTCCCctgcttccactgctgctttcctcttttctgaGGGAGATGGTTTTAGCAAATTTGCACCGCCTCTCTGCTGCCTTAATAAGTAGAAGGAAGTTGTAAGCAATAAATTATAAATGTAAATGCTCCTGCAGCGGTTGAATGTAGATGATGGGGTTTAGGTAGGTTTAGAGAGAGCAAGCAAAACTATTCTGAAAGTTGCTAGGTGCTTCTTACTCTTAGAAACCATTCCCTGAAGGCAAACTTTAGTAATAtgtgaaaaaagaaggaaaaaggggaagggggggaaccAAACCCACAAAGTATAGCCAATTTCTTGAAGCATGCTTCAATGTGTGTTGCTTGAGACAAGGTATCTGCTGCTCtctttttcaaaatgcatgTCTGTAGCTAGATTTCATCAGGACAAGGAAGCATTTCATAAAAATGGACATAATTGTCAGTTGCCCAACTCTGCCAAACAGAGGTAGAGAGCCCTTTGAACACACATAGCCCTCCACACCCTCTGCTTCATCTCCTCATGTCCTAACTCtctccctggcagcagcagctttcttgcCTACATTTACTGGCTCCTTGGAGAAGCGCCCTTCCTCTGCCCTCAGGACAGCCCTGTTCCTGTGTTACGTGGGCTGTACATTTCTATTTTACCTGTCAGGTTACCACCCCAGTTACTCAGACACACAAACACTGGGAATGCCAGTCTACGTGTGAGGTCTGTTTCCAGTTTAGCGGGAGATGGATGTCCTCCAACTACTAAAAACCTGGCATGCAGCACATATGTTTGTTTACAAAGAGCAAGCTGATGCCATGCTGCTTAGCGCTGCCATTCCTGGGCTGGATTCCCCTGTGTGCCACTGCAGGCCCTGGCGTGACACCCAGGGATGACCACCCCTATGGGCAAAGAGCAGAGCTCTTCTTTTACATGTTCTCTTGCCTTGCTATGGTACATGGAAAGGAAATGGGCTAAGTTTGGATCTTCACAGTACCCTGAATTCCAGCTGTAACTTCTGCTCGTTGTGGCCAATGTAATTTATGGTGGTTTAAAAGTGGCTTCAAGGACCAGTACGTCTGCAGAGGTTTCTGTAGCTAACGGAAATGGGAATATGGTCGCTGAGGTGTATTTATGCTTAGGTATaccctgctctcccctcttCAAATCAGCGCTAACTCCATAGAGAGCcctggagagcagagcagtgggTGCTGAGGGTGGCTCCCTGCCAGGGGACCTAAGGCAGCCTGCCCTCTCTGGCTTGAGTGGGAGACTGTGGGATGCAGGCCGCTGGTACAAGCATCATCTGTGTGCTTGCCTCTTGTCTTTCTCCAGGTCCACTCCCACCCCCTCCTCCCATAAGCAGGAATGGAAGCACTTCGCGGGCTCTGCCCGCTACTCCGCAGCTGCCCTCCCGGGCAGGGCTGGACAACCAGAGAGGCGGACCGCGACCGCCGCTTCCCCCCGACCGGCCGGGCTCAGCCGCGCCGCCGCCACCACCGCCACCTTCAGCAGCTGTGAGGAACGGCTTCCAGGATCCTGGCGATGGTAAGCCATGCACCCAGCTGTTTGCCTCTGACAGAGACCGTGTAGCAGCTTTTGGCCTTCATATGTCAAAAAGTGTTTGGGATAGAGGCTTTGTTTCTGGTACAGACCTTTGATTTCTGACCATCAGGGGTGTCAGTAGGGTCTCAGTTAACTCTGCCAAGTGAGAACAGGATAAATATGCCATATGTAGAGCAGGACTGTGAAGTCATCAATACAGTCACCAAAATAACCCTTTGAAAAACAACCTGAAAAAATGAAACGTATTCATGATGCTTTGCTTGGCTACAGTGCAGAAATACAGCCTAAGGTGGGATTATTCTCTTAATATGAATTCAAATGATAGCTACATTAAGATACTTTGGAAGTCAGAACAGGTTAAAGCTGAGAAACAGATGAAGGAAGAGATTGCCAGAATCCTGCTGAAAATGTCAGTGCTATTGTTTATTGAAAAGGTGAGGTTGCTGTGTTTTAAAGTTTCatcatccttttatttttaattgttttctatTTGTAAAGGGCAAGTAAATCTATCAGCTAATTATCGGAGGCCAAAATTGGTATTTTTGGCATTTAGCAGGTTAGAAAAAGTAAGCAGAAAATAGAGCTgtaaggtcctgcacctgggtcgaagcaatcccaggcacagctacaggttgggtagaaaagagattcagagcagccctgcagagaaggacttgggggtgttggtcgatgcgaaaatgaacatgagccagcttcagtgtgcgcttgcagcccagaaagccaaccgtatcctggttCAACCAgtaggttgaaggaggtgatcctgcccctctactctgctctcgtgagacctcacctggagtattgtgtgcagttctggtgtcctcaacataaaaaggacatggaactgctggaacaagtccagaggagggccacaaggatggtcaggggactggagcacctcccgtatgaagacaggctgaggaagttggggctgttcagcctggagaagagaaggctgcgtggagacctcatagcagccttccagtatctgaaggggggctatagggatgctggggagggactcttcattagggactgtagtgataggacaaggggtaacgggttaaaacttcaacaggggaagtttagattggatataaggaagaagttctttactgtaagggtggtgaggcactggaatgggttgcccaaggaagttgtgaatgctccatccctggtggtgttcaaggccaggttggacagagccttgggtgacatggtttagtgtgaggtgtccctacccatggcagggggatagGAACTAGGtgacttaaggtcctttccaaccctaactattctctgattcgATAAACCCATGCTTTTGAAACAGCTTCACACATCCAATAAGGCAGGTGGGTCACA from Lathamus discolor isolate bLatDis1 chromosome 3, bLatDis1.hap1, whole genome shotgun sequence encodes the following:
- the WIPF1 gene encoding WAS/WASL-interacting protein family member 1 isoform X2, which codes for MPVPPPPAPPPPPTLALANTEKPSLSRSEQAGRNALLSDITKGKKLKKTVTNDRSAPILDKPKGPSGGGGSGFGGGSGGSGGGFGGGGGGSFGAGGPPGLGGLFQAGMPKLRSAASRDADAGGARPPALPPGGRPAAAKPFTPPSGPPRFPGPPSGPRTSAPEPQRSRLPPPRPDVGSKPDAAPPPVPSTPRPIASSLHNRGSPPVPGLSRQPSLGPSPPPFPGSRSSGPAGFLRQPGPSSASPFSGRPPLPPTPSRPSEDKPPPPPPPPAGHRPPAARDAALPVPPPQNSKPPVPSAPRPSLGAPAPPPPPSRPGPPPVPPVAGGSDEMPRLPQRNISLGSCPAPGGGGGRSGPLPLPPSERPPPPVRDPPSRSGPLPPPPPISRNGSTSRALPATPQLPSRAGLDNQRGGPRPPLPPDRPGSAAPPPPPPPSAAVRNGFQDPGDDEWESRFSFHPISDLPPPEPYVPMNRSYPSKLARNESRGGSGRKERGAPPLPPIPR
- the WIPF1 gene encoding WAS/WASL-interacting protein family member 1 isoform X1 — encoded protein: MPVPPPPAPPPPPTLALANTEKPSLSRSEQAGRNALLSDITKGKKLKKTVTNDRSAPILDKPKGPSGGGGSGFGGGSGGSGGGFGGGGGGSFGAGGPPGLGGLFQAGMPKLRSAASRDADAGGARPPALPPGGRPAAAKPFTPPSGPPRFPGPPSGPRTSAPEPQRSRLPPPRPDVGSKPDAAPPPVPSTPRPIASSLHNRGSPPVPGLSRQPSLGPSPPPFPGSRSSGPAGFLRQPGPSSASPFSGRPPLPPTPSRPSEDKPPPPPPPPAGHRPPAARDAALPVPPPQNSKPPVPSAPRPSLGAPAPPPPPSRPGPPPVPPVAGGSDEMPRLPQRNISLGSCPAPGGGGGRSGPLPLPPSERPPPPVRDPPSRSGPLPPPPPISRNGSTSRALPATPQLPSRAGLDNQRGGPRPPLPPDRPGSAAPPPPPPPSAAVRNGFQDPGDDEWESRFSFHPISDLPPPEPYVPMNRSYPSKLARNESRGGSGRKERGAPPLPPIPRLS